GGACAGGAAGGTGCAAAATTCCTAGCGCAAGGAACAATCTACCCAGATGTAATTGAATCCCAGTCCATAAAAGGCCCTTCCCACACAATAAAATCTCACCACAACGTAGGAGGACTACCAGAAGACTTGCAATTTGAATTACTTGAGCCTTTAAAAGAATTATTTAAAGATGAAGTAAGAAAAGTAGGACACGAACTTGGACTTCCCGATACAATTATAAAAAGACACCCATTCCCAGGCCCAGGACTTGGAATCAGAGTTATCGGAGAAGTAACCCCTGACAAAGTAAAAATCCTTCAAGAAGCCGACGACATCTTCATCACAGAACTAATGGAAAAAGGACTTTACGACAAAGTAGATCAAGCATTCGTAACATTACTACCTGTAAAAACTGTTGGAGTTATGGGCGATCAAAGAACTTATGAATACGTAGCAGCTATTCGTTCAGTAAATACCATCGACTTCATGACAGCTACTTGGAGCAAACTTCCTTACGAGTTCCTAGAAGAAGTGTCAAATAAGATTATAAACAAAGTAAACGGAATTAATAGAATTGTGTATGATATTTCTTCTAAGCCACCGGGAACTATTGAGTGGGAGTAAAGTCTTCATTACTTAAATGAATGAGTATATAACTAATTTAGAAAAGAGCTTTAATATTAGAAAAATAAAAAAAGAAAACAAAAATATTAATATTTAAATTGATAATAAGTTTTAAAATTTTTATACTATTTACAAAAAGTAGAACATATCACTATTTTTAAGGAGATATTTTAAAATTTATGTTAAAAAAAGAGACATTAAGAAAAGCTTGTTTTAGAGCCATAGACAATATATTATATGAAGGAACTACAGATGTAGAATTGTTTAATCGGGCTTTTGAAATTGACTATTTAAAGATTGATAAAGTAAAAAAGGAAATTTGTAGCAAAATTTGTTCCGCTATTCAACAAAATCATTTTTCACAACTGAAAATCCATAAATTAGGACATGTATTAGTACCTAAAAAAAATTTAGCAGATTATAGAAAATGCGCTTTAATTGACATTTATGATGAAATCGTATATTTAACATTAGTAATTAGTATTGCCAGTGAAATTGAAAAAATGCGAGTAAATAAACGTAGAAGTAGAGTTTTTTCTTATAGATTTGGAAATTTTAAGGGTAGACTTTTTAATAAAAATTTCCACTACACTGCTTTTAAACAAAAAATTTTAGAGAAAAGTACACTTCCTAAGAATAAAATTGTTGTAGAATGTGATATATCAAATTTTTATGATAGATTAAATATCCATAGAATTGAATCTATTTTAAGGTCAAATCCAAAAATTGATGAAAGTATAATTTCTCTTATTAATGAATTATTATTATATTGGGCAAATAGAGATTCTTATGGTCTGCCTGTTGGCTCTAATGCTTCACGAATACTTGCAGAAGTTGCACTAATAGAAGTTGATAACTATCTTATATCAAAAAAAATCAACTTCTGTAGATTTGTAGATGATTATAGAATTTTTGCAAAAAATTCATTTGAAGCTCATAATAATCTTGCGCTATTAACACTAAAACTAAGTAAAGAAGGAATGTTTTTAAATACACAAAAAACTAAAATTAAAGATATTTCTAATATCAATAAACAAAAAAATAAAAGTGATGAAAATAATTTTAACTTGAATGGAGATAAAAATTCCAATTTCCCAAAAATAATAAGGGGTTATTCAGGTCTTATTCCTAGCAAATTTAGAAAATTATCTAGTACAGAGACTACGACATTAAAAGAAAATGATTTAGATACTTTGATTAATAATGCTAAAAAAGATATGTTGATAGAAGAAAAGACAATTACAACAGTTATACGTACTATTATTGCAAAAAAAGAATATTATCGACTTAAAGATTTACCTAACATATTAAAAAAATTCCCTCAATTTATACCATATTTTGTTGATACTGTAATAAAATGTGAAAGTATGAAAAAAGAGGATATAATTGAAATTCAAGATAATTTTGAAGAATGGATGGTAAATGTAGACATACCTGAATATATCCAAGTATACTTAGTAAGGTTATATTCAATTCCTATATTTAAAAATAAAGAAATTCTATTAAGTTCTTTTAGAAATTTGAAAAGGAATTCAGGAGATTATATCGGAAGAGCCCTATTAGAATCTTTAGAAGGAAAGTTATCAAGGGGAGAATTACTTGAAATTAAAGATTATTATTATCGTGCAGATAAATGGGAAAAAAGACAAATTCTAAAGATGATTAACAATTGCTTTTCAACAGGCGAAAAAAGAGCTTTTTTCAAAGACATCAAAATTC
This genomic stretch from Leptotrichia trevisanii DSM 22070 harbors:
- a CDS encoding RNA-directed DNA polymerase, with amino-acid sequence MLKKETLRKACFRAIDNILYEGTTDVELFNRAFEIDYLKIDKVKKEICSKICSAIQQNHFSQLKIHKLGHVLVPKKNLADYRKCALIDIYDEIVYLTLVISIASEIEKMRVNKRRSRVFSYRFGNFKGRLFNKNFHYTAFKQKILEKSTLPKNKIVVECDISNFYDRLNIHRIESILRSNPKIDESIISLINELLLYWANRDSYGLPVGSNASRILAEVALIEVDNYLISKKINFCRFVDDYRIFAKNSFEAHNNLALLTLKLSKEGMFLNTQKTKIKDISNINKQKNKSDENNFNLNGDKNSNFPKIIRGYSGLIPSKFRKLSSTETTTLKENDLDTLINNAKKDMLIEEKTITTVIRTIIAKKEYYRLKDLPNILKKFPQFIPYFVDTVIKCESMKKEDIIEIQDNFEEWMVNVDIPEYIQVYLVRLYSIPIFKNKEILLSSFRNLKRNSGDYIGRALLESLEGKLSRGELLEIKDYYYRADKWEKRQILKMINNCFSTGEKRAFFKDIKIHEDDYFINKIIK